The proteins below come from a single Corylus avellana chromosome ca3, CavTom2PMs-1.0 genomic window:
- the LOC132176411 gene encoding cold-responsive protein kinase 1 isoform X2, translated as MTCFPFLFSRKGKLKTNGGFDVDNVSSIDNVKLYTYKELKVATEEFSEANKIGEGGFGSVYKGRLKDGKIAAIKVLSAESKQGVREFLTEINVISEIEHENLVKLYGCCVEENHRILVYNYLENNSLAQTLIGGSQSNIYFNWRTRLKICIGIARGLAYLHEEVRPHIVHRDIKASNILLDKDLTPKISDFGLAKLIPPNMTHVSTRVAGTIGYLAPEYAIRGQLTRKADVYSFGVLLMEIVSGRCNTNTRLPIEEQYLLERTWGLYERRELVGLVDTALNGDFDAEQACNFLKIGLLCTQDSPKLRPSMSTVVKMLTGEMNVNDKITKPGLISDFMDLKVRSNEKNKPETTNTSFNVSSGLDNLDNSILSSATTAATMTFTALYDRSI; from the exons ATGACttgttttcctttcttattCAGTAGGAAGGGGAAATTGAAGACAAACGGAGGCTTTGATGTTGATAATG TTTCAAGCATTGACAATGTGAAGCTTTACACTTACAAAGAATTGAAAGTTGCCACAGAAGAATTTAGTGAAGCCAATAAAATTGGGGAAGGTGGTTTTGGTTCTGTCTATAAG GGACGGCTTAAAGATGGGAAGATTGCTGCTATAAAAGTTCTTTCAGCTGAGTCAAAACAGGGAGTGAGGGAGTTCTTGACAGAGATTAACGTGATCTCAGAAATAGAGCATGAAAATTTGGTTAAGCTCTATGGCTGTTGTGTGGAAGAAAATCATAGAATTTTGGTCTACAACTATCTTGAGAATAATAGCCTTGCACAAACTCTTATCG GTGGAAGTCAGAGTAATATCTACTTTAATTGGAGAACAAGACTTAAAATTTGCATTGGGATTGCACGTGGGCTTGCCTACCTTCATGAGGAAGTACGACCGCATATTGTTCACAGAGATATCAAAGCAAGCAATATTCTCCTTGATAAAGATCTAACACCCAAGATTTCAGATTTTGGGCTTGCAAAGCTTATCCCACCCAACATGACTCATGTTAGCACACGCGTGGCAGGAACGAT AGGCTATCTTGCTCCAGAATATGCAATAAGGGGGCAATTAACGCGGAAAGCAGATGTTTACAGTTTTGGTGTCCTGCTTATGGAAATAGTCAGTGGGAGATGTAACACAAATACACGATTACCTATTGAAGAACAGTATCTCCTAGAAAGG ACATGGGGACTTTATGAACGAAGGGAGCTGGTTGGGCTGGTAGACACAGCGCTGAACGGTGATTTTGATGCTGAGCAGGCTTGTAACTTTCTAAAGATTGGTCTTCTCTGCACCCAAGACAGTCCAAAGCTCCGGCCGTCTATGTCAACTGTCGTCAAGATGCTAACCGGTGAGATGAACGTTAATGACAAGATAACAAAGCCAGGCTTAATTTCCGATTTCATGGACCTCAAAGTGCGAAGCAATGAGAAAAACAAGCCAGAAACAACCAATACATCTTTTAATGTTTCCTCTGGCTTAGACAACCTAGACAATTCAATATTGTCATCAGCTACAACTGCTGCAACTATGACCTTTACTGCACTATATGACCGGAGCATTTGA
- the LOC132176411 gene encoding cold-responsive protein kinase 1 isoform X1: MTCFPFLFSRKGKLKTNGGFDVDNEVSSIDNVKLYTYKELKVATEEFSEANKIGEGGFGSVYKGRLKDGKIAAIKVLSAESKQGVREFLTEINVISEIEHENLVKLYGCCVEENHRILVYNYLENNSLAQTLIGGSQSNIYFNWRTRLKICIGIARGLAYLHEEVRPHIVHRDIKASNILLDKDLTPKISDFGLAKLIPPNMTHVSTRVAGTIGYLAPEYAIRGQLTRKADVYSFGVLLMEIVSGRCNTNTRLPIEEQYLLERTWGLYERRELVGLVDTALNGDFDAEQACNFLKIGLLCTQDSPKLRPSMSTVVKMLTGEMNVNDKITKPGLISDFMDLKVRSNEKNKPETTNTSFNVSSGLDNLDNSILSSATTAATMTFTALYDRSI, from the exons ATGACttgttttcctttcttattCAGTAGGAAGGGGAAATTGAAGACAAACGGAGGCTTTGATGTTGATAATG AAGTTTCAAGCATTGACAATGTGAAGCTTTACACTTACAAAGAATTGAAAGTTGCCACAGAAGAATTTAGTGAAGCCAATAAAATTGGGGAAGGTGGTTTTGGTTCTGTCTATAAG GGACGGCTTAAAGATGGGAAGATTGCTGCTATAAAAGTTCTTTCAGCTGAGTCAAAACAGGGAGTGAGGGAGTTCTTGACAGAGATTAACGTGATCTCAGAAATAGAGCATGAAAATTTGGTTAAGCTCTATGGCTGTTGTGTGGAAGAAAATCATAGAATTTTGGTCTACAACTATCTTGAGAATAATAGCCTTGCACAAACTCTTATCG GTGGAAGTCAGAGTAATATCTACTTTAATTGGAGAACAAGACTTAAAATTTGCATTGGGATTGCACGTGGGCTTGCCTACCTTCATGAGGAAGTACGACCGCATATTGTTCACAGAGATATCAAAGCAAGCAATATTCTCCTTGATAAAGATCTAACACCCAAGATTTCAGATTTTGGGCTTGCAAAGCTTATCCCACCCAACATGACTCATGTTAGCACACGCGTGGCAGGAACGAT AGGCTATCTTGCTCCAGAATATGCAATAAGGGGGCAATTAACGCGGAAAGCAGATGTTTACAGTTTTGGTGTCCTGCTTATGGAAATAGTCAGTGGGAGATGTAACACAAATACACGATTACCTATTGAAGAACAGTATCTCCTAGAAAGG ACATGGGGACTTTATGAACGAAGGGAGCTGGTTGGGCTGGTAGACACAGCGCTGAACGGTGATTTTGATGCTGAGCAGGCTTGTAACTTTCTAAAGATTGGTCTTCTCTGCACCCAAGACAGTCCAAAGCTCCGGCCGTCTATGTCAACTGTCGTCAAGATGCTAACCGGTGAGATGAACGTTAATGACAAGATAACAAAGCCAGGCTTAATTTCCGATTTCATGGACCTCAAAGTGCGAAGCAATGAGAAAAACAAGCCAGAAACAACCAATACATCTTTTAATGTTTCCTCTGGCTTAGACAACCTAGACAATTCAATATTGTCATCAGCTACAACTGCTGCAACTATGACCTTTACTGCACTATATGACCGGAGCATTTGA